In one Rutidosis leptorrhynchoides isolate AG116_Rl617_1_P2 chromosome 8, CSIRO_AGI_Rlap_v1, whole genome shotgun sequence genomic region, the following are encoded:
- the LOC139863835 gene encoding uncharacterized protein: MDLEEAGENRLVQLNELDELRLDPYENSFSYKEKTKCWHDARLRERKEFEPGQKVFLYNSRFKFLPGKLRSRWSGPFIVKQVFPAGRVELIGKDGEHFKVNGHWLKLYYEGFNETEKEDLTFYPEET; encoded by the coding sequence ATGGATCTTGAAGAGGCGGGTGAGAATAGGCTtgtgcaattgaatgagcttgatgAGTTGAGGTTGGATCCATATGAGAACTCCTTTTCATATAAGGAGAAAACCAAATGTTGGCACGATGCCCGTTTGAGAGAAAGGAAGGAGTTTGAACCCGGTCAAAAAGTTTTTCTTTATAATTCACGATTCAAATTTTTGCCAGGAAAACTTCGGTCACGATGGTCTGGTCCATTCATAGTCAAACAAGTTTTTCCGGCAGGTCGTGTTGAGTTAATTGGAAAGGATGGAGAACATTTCAAGGTGAATGGTCATTGGTTGAAGTTATACTATGAGGGATTCAATGAAACTGAGAAGGAGGACCTTACCTTTTATCCGGAGGAAACGTGA